Proteins from a genomic interval of Gammaproteobacteria bacterium:
- a CDS encoding porin — MREVFLMSRNLCVAAVAVALGLSGAAQADVGVKGVVDLSINSSDNGAPDGDGLGLHSNKTRFRVYGDEEFGNGVKAIWQIETQLDFDTGVQSNGTDNFGIKARNTFLGLEGVFGAVLAGKYDSPYKQSTAKLDIFSNSPSDYNAVIGENEGSTNDHDTRAANTLFYRTPELGGFQGMVAYIFDETRDGVDDDGYSIGATFKIAGLYLGAGYESFNQQGAGGDDDTAVKLGGSYTFADVTKVGLVWESLDGGGKGNDRDAWYLNVSQRLGTWTLKAAYGMLDDLGGTASSGAEHYALGVWKELSANTDLYLTYAMTSNDRNASYGLDQLKAGPAGADVSVIAFGLKHALASK, encoded by the coding sequence ATGAGGGAGGTTTTTTTGATGAGCAGGAATCTGTGTGTGGCCGCCGTGGCGGTGGCCCTGGGTCTGAGTGGGGCGGCGCAGGCGGACGTGGGCGTCAAGGGCGTGGTGGACCTGTCCATCAACAGCTCGGACAATGGCGCGCCCGACGGTGACGGCCTCGGGCTGCACAGCAACAAAACCCGTTTTCGCGTGTACGGCGATGAAGAGTTCGGGAACGGTGTTAAGGCGATCTGGCAGATCGAGACGCAATTGGATTTCGATACCGGGGTTCAAAGCAATGGTACTGACAACTTCGGTATCAAAGCCCGCAATACTTTCCTGGGTCTGGAAGGGGTTTTTGGCGCCGTGCTCGCCGGCAAGTATGACAGCCCTTACAAGCAGTCCACCGCCAAGCTGGACATCTTTTCCAACAGCCCCAGCGACTACAATGCGGTGATCGGGGAAAACGAAGGCAGCACCAACGATCACGACACCCGCGCCGCCAACACCTTGTTTTACCGCACCCCCGAACTGGGCGGTTTCCAGGGCATGGTGGCGTATATCTTCGACGAGACCCGGGACGGCGTGGATGACGACGGCTACAGCATCGGCGCCACGTTCAAGATCGCCGGTTTGTATCTGGGGGCCGGCTACGAGTCCTTCAATCAGCAGGGTGCCGGCGGGGATGATGATACGGCGGTGAAGCTGGGCGGTTCATACACCTTCGCCGATGTCACCAAGGTGGGCCTGGTGTGGGAGTCCCTGGACGGTGGCGGCAAGGGCAACGATCGTGACGCCTGGTATCTGAATGTTTCCCAGCGCCTGGGCACCTGGACCCTCAAGGCCGCTTACGGCATGTTGGACGACCTGGGCGGCACCGCCAGCAGTGGCGCCGAACACTACGCCCTGGGCGTGTGGAAAGAACTCAGCGCCAACACGGATTTGTACCTGACCTATGCCATGACCAGCAACGACCGCAACGCCAGCTATGGCCTGGATCAGCTCAAGGCGGGGCCGGCCGGGGCGGACGTCAGCGTCATCGCCTTCGGCCTCAAGCACGCGCTGGCTTCCAAGTAG